GGTGGCAGCGGCATCGGGCGGGCCTGCGCCCTGCGGTTGGCGGCGGCCGGCGCGGCGGTGGTGGTGCTGGACCGCAACGTGGAGGCGGCCAAGGCGGTGGCCGCCGAGGCGGGCGGCCGGGCCGAGGGCATCGACCTGGCCGACCCGCAGGCGGTGGACCGGCTCGACGTCGATGCCGACATCGTGGTGAACAACGCCGGGTTGCAGCACGTCGCGCCGGTGCAGGACTTCCCGGTGGAACGCTTCGAGTACATCCAGCGGGTGATGGTGGAGGCGCCGTTCCTGCTCATCCGCCGGGCGCTGCCCCGGATGTACGCGAACGGCTGGGGCCGGATCGTCAACATCTCCTCCGTGCACGGGCTGCGTGCCTCGCCGTACAAGGCGGCGTACG
The genomic region above belongs to Micromonospora sp. WMMD1128 and contains:
- a CDS encoding 3-hydroxybutyrate dehydrogenase, whose protein sequence is MTAEPVAVPHVVHVDLSGRTALVTGGGSGIGRACALRLAAAGAAVVVLDRNVEAAKAVAAEAGGRAEGIDLADPQAVDRLDVDADIVVNNAGLQHVAPVQDFPVERFEYIQRVMVEAPFLLIRRALPRMYANGWGRIVNISSVHGLRASPYKAAYVSAKHALEGLSKVVALEGAGHGVTANCINPAYVRTALVESQIADQAASHGIGADEVVEKIMLARAAIKRLIEPEEVAELVAYLCAPPAAFLTGASIALDGGWTAN